A genomic window from Salvelinus sp. IW2-2015 linkage group LG13, ASM291031v2, whole genome shotgun sequence includes:
- the LOC139028543 gene encoding uncharacterized protein — protein sequence MKQKDGHKNMLVEEKAATNYCQNDQPAKVKVQNDLAGDIDWSESDYSEIEEIIDSDTEDISEEIEETNEEEEVEDKTDIESDERTGRNVIRSECDDDKSGKPNMKKGMVDKDNTDNNXEKDKTTQSNTKREEGERKEGQSQDTETYKTNGATESDELTLAPGKGSDSNDSESVKSNQEKEKDDQKDKGQLESQEEKKEDRVLAGAEGDSASSGRPNGNVQRFFNFRSGNG from the exons ATGAAACAAAAGGATGGACATAAAAATATGCTTGTTGAGGAGAAGGCAGCTACAAATTACTGTCAGAATGATCAACCAGCAAAAGTCAAAGTTCAAAATGACCTGGCAGGTGATATAGACTGGTCAGAGAGTGACTACAGCGAGATTGAGGAAATAATCGACAGTGACACTGAGGACATTAGTGAAGAAATAGAGGAAacgaatgaggaggaggaggttgaagATAAGACAGATATTGAGAGTGATGAGAGAACAGGAAGAAATGTGATAAGAAGTGAATGTGATGATGATAAGAGTGGGAAACCAAACATGAAGAAAGGCATGGTTGACAAAGACAATACGGACAACAACRTTGAGAAAGACAAAACAACCCAAAGcaacacaaagagagaggagggtgagagaaaagAGGGTCAAAGccaagacacagagacatacaaaaccAATGGAGCGACAGAATCTGACGAGCTCACTTTAGCTCCTGGAAAGGGGTCAGATAGCAATGACAGTGAGAGTGTCAAATCCAACCAAGAGAAAGAAAAGGATGACCAAAAGGACAAAGGACAGTTAGAGAgtcaggaggagaagaaggaggacaGGGTACTTGCTGGAGCAGAGGGAGACTCAGCATCCTCAGGAAGACCAAACGGAAACGtgcaaag ATTTTTCAATTTTCGCAGCGGCAATGGTTAA